A genomic region of Nitrospira lenta contains the following coding sequences:
- a CDS encoding transcriptional regulator: MLPPERTPRQRMIDLLIGTRLATHQLAQMLGIPERHVEDHLEHVVKSIAHDKTRCFILEPSRCQDCEFVFRDRRRLTRPSRCPQCHSEDIAAPRYGIDLVGPPVGQKDNRTATE; this comes from the coding sequence TCCTCCTGAACGCACCCCGCGCCAACGCATGATCGACTTGCTGATCGGCACGCGCCTAGCCACGCACCAGTTGGCTCAGATGCTCGGCATTCCCGAACGGCACGTCGAGGATCACCTCGAACACGTCGTGAAATCCATCGCCCATGACAAAACCCGCTGCTTCATCCTGGAACCATCCCGCTGTCAGGATTGTGAGTTCGTGTTTCGCGACCGACGGCGGCTCACCAGGCCCAGTCGCTGTCCCCAATGCCACAGTGAGGATATCGCCGCGCCGCGTTATGGCATCGATCTCGTAGGACCACCCGTCGGCCAGAAAGACAACCGCACCGC